The following proteins are co-located in the Methylomonas sp. 11b genome:
- a CDS encoding TIGR00266 family protein: MRCHQVDFQIIGHDIQMVEVELDPKETVIAEAGAMTYLEQDVDFEAKMGDGSGGVMDKLFGIGKRMLTGESVFLTHFTNHGSQKRRVAFAAPFPGSIAALNMAELGEEVICQKSAFLAAAYGTQVDIAFNKRLGSGFFGGEGFILQRLRGDGMAFIHAGGTVIRKELRNETLRLDTGCLVAFSGDIDYNIGMSGGLKSMLFGGEGLFLATLKGTGSVWIQSMPFSRLAERVLSQYRPSVGQDTQ, translated from the coding sequence ATGCGTTGCCATCAAGTCGATTTTCAGATTATCGGTCATGACATTCAAATGGTCGAAGTCGAGCTCGACCCCAAAGAAACCGTGATCGCCGAAGCGGGGGCGATGACCTATCTCGAACAAGATGTCGACTTTGAAGCCAAGATGGGCGACGGTTCCGGCGGGGTGATGGATAAACTGTTTGGTATCGGCAAGCGTATGCTGACCGGCGAGTCGGTATTTTTGACTCATTTTACCAATCACGGTTCGCAAAAACGCCGGGTGGCGTTTGCCGCGCCGTTTCCCGGTTCAATCGCGGCATTGAATATGGCTGAATTGGGTGAGGAGGTGATTTGCCAGAAATCGGCGTTTTTGGCTGCCGCGTACGGCACCCAAGTGGATATTGCCTTTAACAAACGCTTGGGCAGCGGCTTTTTCGGCGGCGAAGGTTTTATTCTGCAACGCCTGCGCGGTGACGGCATGGCCTTTATTCACGCCGGCGGCACGGTGATTCGCAAGGAGTTGCGTAACGAAACCTTGCGTCTGGATACCGGCTGTCTGGTGGCCTTCAGCGGCGATATCGATTACAACATCGGTATGAGCGGCGGCTTGAAAAGCATGCTGTTCGGCGGCGAAGGCTTGTTTCTGGCGACCTTGAAAGGTACAGGTTCGGTGTGGATCCAAAGCATGCCGTTTTCGCGTCTGGCGGAGAGGGTGCTAAGTCAGTACCGGCCGTCGGTAGGGCAAGATACTCAATAG